GTCGACGTAGTGCGCGTTCCACACCGGCTCGAACATCTGGTTCGCGAAGCGCAACGCCAGGATGTTCTGCACCGTCTCCTTGCCGAGATAGTGGTCGATGCGGAACACCGACTCCTCGGGGAAGACCTCACCGACCACCGCGTTGAGTTCGCGGGCGCTCTGCAGGTCGTGCCCGAAGGGCTTCTCGATGACCACACGGCTCCACGCCCCGTCGCGGCTCTTCGCGAGCCCGGAACGGGACAGTTGGCCGCAGACGACCGGGAAGGCGCCGGGCGGCACCGACAGGTAGAAGGCGTGGTTGCCGCCCGTGCCGCGTTCACGGTCGAGCTTCTCGAGGGTCGTGGCGAGCTCGGCGAATGCCGCGTCGTCGTCGAAGGTGCCCTGCACGAAGCGGATACCTTCGGACAGCCGCTGCCAGACCTCCTCACGGAAGGGGGTGCGGGAGTGCTCGCGCACCGCGTCGTGCACCACCTGACCGAAGTCCTCGTCGGCCCAGTCCCTGCGGGCGAAGCCGACGAGCGCGAATCCGGGCGGCAGGAGACCGCGGTTGGCGAGGTCGTAGACCGCGGGCATGAGTTTGCGGCGTGCGAGGTCGCCGGTGACCCCGAAGATCACCAGCGCGCAGGGCCCCGCGATGCGGGGCAGTCTGCGGTCCCTACCGTCCCGAAGAGGATTCACCCACGCTGCCGCACCGGATTCGGGCACGTTCAGCCCTCCGCGTTCGGAGCGTGCGCCGCCAGCTGCTCCTTCGTCGCCGCGAGGAGATCCTTCCACGACACCACGAACTTCTCGACGCCCTCGTCCTCGAGCTTGCGGAAGACGTCCTGCAGGTTCACACCCACGGAGGCCAGGGCATCGAACACCTGCTGCGCGGCACCGATACGGGCGGTGATGGTGTCGCCGGTGACCTCACCGTGGTCGGCGACGGCCTCGAGGGTCTTCTCCGGCATCGTGTTCACGGTGTTCGGCGCGACCAGCTCGGTGACGTAGAGGGTGTCGGGGTAGGCGGGGTTCTTCACACCCGTGGACGCCCACAGCGGACGCTGCGGCAGCGCACCCGCGGCGGCGAGCTGCTCGAAGCGGGTACCACCCTCGAAGGCCCTCCGGTAGGCCGCGTACGCCAGGCGCGCGTTGGCCAGGCCGGCCTTGCCGCGCAGGTTCAGCGCCTGGTCGGTACCGATCTCCTCGAGCCGGGCGTCGATCTCGGTGTCAACACGGGAGACGAAGAACGACGCGACCGACCGGATCGTCGACAGGTCGTGACCGGCTGCCTTCGCAGCGGTCAGGCCGTCGAGGTAGGACTCGATGACCCGCTCGTACCGCTCGACGGAGAAGATCAGCGTGACGTTGACGCTGACGCCCTCGGCGACGACCCGGGCAATCGCGGGCAGACCCGCCACCGTCGCCGGGATCTTGATGAACAGATTGGGGCGGTCCACGATGCGCCACAGTTCCAGCGCCTGCTGCACGGTGGCGTCGGTCTTGTGCGCCAGCCGCGGATCGACCTCGATCGACACGCGGCCGTCGAGACCACCGGTCGCCTCGAACACCGGGGCGAGTACGTCGCACGCGGCGCGCACGTCGTCGGTGGTGACCGCGAGGATCGACGCGTCGACGTCGTGGCCGCCCGCGGCGAGCTCACGGATCTGCTCGTCGTAGGCGTGCCCCTTCGACAGGGCCGCCTGGAAGATCGAGGGGTTGGTGGTCACACCGACGACGCTGCGGGTCGCGACCAGGTCGGCGAGCTTCCCCGACCGGATGAGATCGCGGGAGAGATCGTCGAGCCACACCGACACACCTTCGGCGGACAGCGCCGCCAGCGCCGGATTCTGCGTGGAAGTCTGCTGGGTCATCCGATCATCCCTTCACTCGGGTCAGCGAGCGGCGCGCAGCGTCGACGACGGCCTCGGCGGTGATGCCGAACTCGCGGAACAGGGTCTTGTAGTCGGCGGAAGCGCCGTAGTGCTCGAGCGACACGGCCTCGCCGCCGTCGCCGAGCAGGCGGTACCAGGGCATCGCCAGGCCGGCCTCGACGGACACCCGCGCGCGCACCGACGGGGGCAGGACCTCGTCGCGGTAGGCCTGATCCTGCTCGAGGAACCAGTCGAGCACCGGCACCGACACGACACGGGTGGGCACGCCCTCGGCCTCGAGGACCTCGCGGGCCGCCACGGCCAGCTGCACCTCGGAACCCGTCGCGAGCAGCACCACCTCGGGGCTGCCGGAGGACGCCTCGACCAGCACGTAGGCGCCGCGGGCGACACCCTCGGCAGCCTTCTCCCGGGTGCCCTCGAGCACCGGGACGTTCTGGCGGGTCAGGGCGAGCGCGGTCGGACCCGTGCGATTCTCCAGCGCGGCCTTCCACGCGAACGACGTCTCGTTGGCGTCGGCCGGGCGGATCACCGCGAGGTTCGGGATCGCGCGCAGCGCGGCGAGGTGCTCGATCGGCTGGTGCGTCGGGCCGTCCTCGCCGAGACCGATCGAGTCGTGCGTCCACACGTAGATCGCCGGGGTCTGCATCAGGGCCGCGAGACGCACCGCAGGCCGCATGTAGTCGGAGAACACCAGGAAGGTGCCGCCGTAGGGGCGGGTCGGGCCGTGCAGCGCGATGCCGTTGAGGATCGAGCCCATCGCGTGCTCACGGATACCGAAGTGCAGGGTGCGGCCGTAGGGCTGCGCGGTCCAGTCCTTGGTGGAGATGGACTCCGGGCCGAACGAGTCGGAGCCGGGGATCGTGGTGTTGTTGCTGCCCGCGAGGTCGGCGGAGCCACCCCACAGTTCGGGCAGGATCGGGCCGAGGGCCGCGAGGACCTTGCCGGACGCCGAGCGGGTCGCCGGGCCGTTCTCGGTGGGTTCGTAGGTCGGCAGCGCCTCGACCCAGCCCTCGGGGAACTCGCCGGCCTGCAGCCGGTCGAACAGCGCCTTGCGCTCGGGCTCGCGTGCGGCCCAGGCGTCGAAGCCGGCCTGCCACGCGGCGCGGGCCTCGGCGCCACGGTCGACGACCTTGCGGGTGTGCTCGATCACGGCCGGGTCCACGTCGAAGTTCTTCTCGGGGTCGAAGCCGAGGGCCTTCTTGACGGCGGCGACCTCGTCGGCGCCGAGCGCGGCACCGTGCACGTCGCCGGTGTTCATCTTGTTCGGCGCCGGGTAGCCGATGATCGTGCGCACCGAGATGAGCGACGGGCGGTCGGTGACGGCCTTCGCGGCCTCGACGGCCTCGAGGATGGCGGTGACGTTCTCGCCGCCCTCGACGGTCTGCACGTGCCAGCCGTAGGCCTCGTAACGCTTCGAGACGTCCTCACCGAGCGCGATCGCGGTGTCGTGCTCGATGGAGATCTTGTTGTCGTCGTAGAAGACGATCAGGTTGCCGAGCTGCTGCACGCCGGCGAGCGAGGACGCCTCGGAGGTCACGCCCTCCTCGATGTCGCCGTCGGAGGCGATGACGTACACGTAGTGGTCGAAGGGACTCGTGCCCTCGGCGGCCTCGGGATCGAACAGGCCGCGCTCGCGCCGCGCCGCCATCGCCATGCCGACGGCGGAGGCCAGGCCCTGACCCAGGGGGCCCGTGGTCATCTCGACGCCGGCGGTGTGGCCGTACTCGGGGTGCCCGGGGGTGAGTGAACCCCAGGTGCGCAGCGCCTCGAGATCGGCGAGCTCGAGTCCGTAACCGGACAGGTAGAGCTGGATGTACTGCGTCAGGCTGGAGTGGCCGCACGAGAGCACGAACCGGTCGCGGCCGACCCACTGCGGGTCGGTCGGATCGTGGCGCATCACCCGCTGGTAGAGCGTGTAGGCGAGGGGAGCGAGGCTCATCGCGGTGCCGGGATGTCCGTTGCCCACCTTCTGCACGGCGTCGGCCGCCAGCACGCGCGCGGTGTCGACGGCCTTGGTATCGAGGTCGGTCCAGTCGGCCGGATGCGCAGGCTGGGTGAGGGTGCGGATCTCGTCTGTGATCGACACGAGCTTCAAGTCTCCTGACATGGGTGTACGGGGTCCCGGCGGGTGGAAGTCGGCCCGCGCGCTACTTCAGACTAGTGCGCGGCCCGGAGTGGGTCGATTCGGTCCGGGCAAGCCTGCCGTCTACCATCGTTCGTAGTAGAGGAGCGTCCGGAATCGGGCGACCGTGAACGGGCGAAACGAAGGTGCGGATTCGCGTGGGACGAGGAGACAGCGTGCGGGTAGGGCGACGGCCGGGAGGTCACGGCTTCGGCGTCCCGGAAGCGCCGAGTACCCCGCGTCCCGACAGCGCGTGGGGCCGCATCTCGGGGACCGTGCTCGCGTACATCGCGCTCACGAAGCCCCGGGTGATCGAACTTCTGCTGGTCGCGACGATTCCGGCGATGCTGTTCGCCGATCGCGGTCACGTCGACATCGTGCTCATCCTGAGCACCCTGTTCGGCGGGTGGATGGGCGCGGCGAGCGCCAACTCCCTCAACTGCGTCGTCGATGCGGACATCGACAAGGTGATGAAACGCACGGCGCTGCGCCCGCTCGCGCGGCAGACGGTGCCGACCCGCAACGCCTTCGTCTTCGGCATGGTCCTGGGCGTCGCGTCGTTCGTGTGGCTGTGGTGGCGGGCGAACCTGCTGGCAGGCCTGCTCGTGGTGGCCACCATCGCCTTCTACGTGCTCGTCTACACGATGGTCCTCAAGCGCCGGACCTGGCAGAACGTGGTCTGGGGCGGCGCGGCCGGCTGCATGCCGGTGATGGTCGGCTGGGCCGCGGTCACCGGTTCGCTGAGCTGGGAACCGATCGTGCTGTTCCTGGTCATCTTCTTCTGGACGCCGCCGCACACCTGGGCGCTCGCCATGCGCTACAAGGAGGACTACAAGGCGGCCGGTGTGCCGATGCTCCCGGTCATCGCGACCGAGCAGCACGTCACCAAGCAGATCCTGATCTACACCTGGGCGACCGTGCTCGCGACGCTGGTGATCGTCCCGGCGGCGGGTGTGATCTACGCTGCGGTCGCGGTGCTGGCCGGGGCGTGGTTCCTGATCGTCGCCCACCAGCTCTACAACAGTGTGCGCGGCGGGGCGTCGGTCAAGCCGCTGAAGCTGTTCCTGCAGTCCAACAACTACCTCGCGGTGGTCTGCCTGGGTCTGGCGATCGACTCCGTGCTGGCGATGCCCACGATCGGCTCGTACTTCTGACACACGCCGCATGGACGATGCCCCGGCCGTCCGGCCGGGGCATCGTCGTATCCGGTCAGGAGATCACGGGAGCAGGACGATCGATCCGGTGGTCCGGCGTCCCTCGAGATCGGCGTGGGCGCGGGCGGCCTCGGCCAGGGGGTAGCTCGCCCCCACACGGATCGTCAGCGAGCCGTCGGCGAGCGCCGCGAGCACGTCACCGGCCCGCCACAGCAGCTCCTCGCGATCGCGCGTGTAGTGGACGAGGGTCGGGCGGGTGACGAACAGCGAGCCCGCCGGATTCAGTCGCTGCAGGTCGAAGGGCGGCACCGGGCCGCTGGCCGCGCCGAACAGGGCGATGGTGCCCCGCACCCGCACCGACGCCAGCGACGCCTCGAAGGTCGCGGCACCGACCCCGTCGTAGGCTGCGGCCACACCCTCTCCGCCGGTGAGTTCGCGCACCTTCCCGGCGAGGTCGTCGCCGTAGCGCAGCACCTGCCAGGCACCGGCCTCGCGGGAGAGGGCTTCCTTCTCGTCGGACGAGACGGTGGTGATCACCCGCACGCCCTTCGCGACGGCGAGCTGCGTGAGGATCAGCCCCACCCCGCCGGCACCGGCGTGGACGAGCACCGTTTCGCCGGGTTGCGCCGCGTACACGGAGTTGAGCAGGTAGTGGGCCGTCATGCCCTGCAACAGGACCGAGGCGGCCTGGTCGGCGGGCACCGAGTCGGGAACCGGCACCGCGACGTCCTCGGGGACACGGACCAGTTCGGCGTACGAGCCGGGTGCGTTGCACCACGACACCCGGTCACCGACCGCGGTTCCGCGCACACCCTCGCCGACGGCGACGACCGTGCCGGTGCCCTCCGAGCCGGGGATGTAGGGCAGTTCCGTCCCGTAGAGGCCGGTGCGGAAGTAGGTGTCGATGAAGTTGACGCCGATCGCGTCGGTGCGGACCAGCAGTTCGCCCGGGCCGGGCGTGGGGTCGGGTCGTTCGACGGGAACGAGGACTTCGGGGCCTCCGTGCTGTGCCACTTCGATTGCGTGCATGGCGTTCACAGTATTCTGCAGGCATGAGCGTCGAAACACAGGTCGTGGCCGCACCGGCCGACATCGTCTCGTCCATCCGCAGCTTCGTTGCCGAGCACGGCGGATCCGGCAAGGCCGTCCTGCAGCCGATCGGTCTGTCGGGTGTCCGGATCACCGTGGTCGCGGCCGACGGCACCCTCGGCGATCGCGTCGCCAAGGACCTCCCGACGGCGCGTGCCGTCGTC
This region of Rhodococcus sp. Z13 genomic DNA includes:
- the tal gene encoding transaldolase — protein: MTQQTSTQNPALAALSAEGVSVWLDDLSRDLIRSGKLADLVATRSVVGVTTNPSIFQAALSKGHAYDEQIRELAAGGHDVDASILAVTTDDVRAACDVLAPVFEATGGLDGRVSIEVDPRLAHKTDATVQQALELWRIVDRPNLFIKIPATVAGLPAIARVVAEGVSVNVTLIFSVERYERVIESYLDGLTAAKAAGHDLSTIRSVASFFVSRVDTEIDARLEEIGTDQALNLRGKAGLANARLAYAAYRRAFEGGTRFEQLAAAGALPQRPLWASTGVKNPAYPDTLYVTELVAPNTVNTMPEKTLEAVADHGEVTGDTITARIGAAQQVFDALASVGVNLQDVFRKLEDEGVEKFVVSWKDLLAATKEQLAAHAPNAEG
- the tkt gene encoding transketolase, whose translation is MSITDEIRTLTQPAHPADWTDLDTKAVDTARVLAADAVQKVGNGHPGTAMSLAPLAYTLYQRVMRHDPTDPQWVGRDRFVLSCGHSSLTQYIQLYLSGYGLELADLEALRTWGSLTPGHPEYGHTAGVEMTTGPLGQGLASAVGMAMAARRERGLFDPEAAEGTSPFDHYVYVIASDGDIEEGVTSEASSLAGVQQLGNLIVFYDDNKISIEHDTAIALGEDVSKRYEAYGWHVQTVEGGENVTAILEAVEAAKAVTDRPSLISVRTIIGYPAPNKMNTGDVHGAALGADEVAAVKKALGFDPEKNFDVDPAVIEHTRKVVDRGAEARAAWQAGFDAWAAREPERKALFDRLQAGEFPEGWVEALPTYEPTENGPATRSASGKVLAALGPILPELWGGSADLAGSNNTTIPGSDSFGPESISTKDWTAQPYGRTLHFGIREHAMGSILNGIALHGPTRPYGGTFLVFSDYMRPAVRLAALMQTPAIYVWTHDSIGLGEDGPTHQPIEHLAALRAIPNLAVIRPADANETSFAWKAALENRTGPTALALTRQNVPVLEGTREKAAEGVARGAYVLVEASSGSPEVVLLATGSEVQLAVAAREVLEAEGVPTRVVSVPVLDWFLEQDQAYRDEVLPPSVRARVSVEAGLAMPWYRLLGDGGEAVSLEHYGASADYKTLFREFGITAEAVVDAARRSLTRVKG
- a CDS encoding heme o synthase, translating into MRVGRRPGGHGFGVPEAPSTPRPDSAWGRISGTVLAYIALTKPRVIELLLVATIPAMLFADRGHVDIVLILSTLFGGWMGAASANSLNCVVDADIDKVMKRTALRPLARQTVPTRNAFVFGMVLGVASFVWLWWRANLLAGLLVVATIAFYVLVYTMVLKRRTWQNVVWGGAAGCMPVMVGWAAVTGSLSWEPIVLFLVIFFWTPPHTWALAMRYKEDYKAAGVPMLPVIATEQHVTKQILIYTWATVLATLVIVPAAGVIYAAVAVLAGAWFLIVAHQLYNSVRGGASVKPLKLFLQSNNYLAVVCLGLAIDSVLAMPTIGSYF
- a CDS encoding quinone oxidoreductase family protein, with product MHAIEVAQHGGPEVLVPVERPDPTPGPGELLVRTDAIGVNFIDTYFRTGLYGTELPYIPGSEGTGTVVAVGEGVRGTAVGDRVSWCNAPGSYAELVRVPEDVAVPVPDSVPADQAASVLLQGMTAHYLLNSVYAAQPGETVLVHAGAGGVGLILTQLAVAKGVRVITTVSSDEKEALSREAGAWQVLRYGDDLAGKVRELTGGEGVAAAYDGVGAATFEASLASVRVRGTIALFGAASGPVPPFDLQRLNPAGSLFVTRPTLVHYTRDREELLWRAGDVLAALADGSLTIRVGASYPLAEAARAHADLEGRRTTGSIVLLP